In Pithys albifrons albifrons isolate INPA30051 chromosome 6, PitAlb_v1, whole genome shotgun sequence, a single genomic region encodes these proteins:
- the CEP170B gene encoding centrosomal protein of 170 kDa protein B isoform X6, with product MSVTSWFLVSSTGIRHRLPREMIFVGRDDCELMLQSRSVDKQHAVINYDKEKDEHWVKDLGSLNGTFVNDVRIPDQKYITLKLNDVIRFGYDPNMYVLEQIQHKVPEEALKHEKYTSQLQMNYKGTAMKRAEQPMEHGVYTESPQAKLEKGERKAITETNTYRTPLYGQPSWWGEDDANNKEDRRQEEHYSERSKEITQHEEEMNGNISTYRDAQEQSVFAFRREPSYFEIPTKEFQQPSKSPETQVHEIPTKDIDAVVAPVVQSHASFTIEFDDGTPGKIKIKDHVTKFSLRQRRPYSKEPAHTEVMSAESKVADWLVQNDPSLMRRQSAGDDVYSTKSDLPVHVRTLKGSWSLTESCCVPSHSFPSPKKGNRHEDGTQSDSEDPVAPKVEKETPAGSERPTEQTRLQRQMRRDPHEMLHNKQAFVIEFFEDTPRKKRSQSFTHSAHSSQSDTDPGLKNKVEKRKNALPAEKLGNSVPPSHLTAQVGKPSSNSCGTQRTSSFKREKTEDRINSSSSSTSRASAKTYGSIGRKSKMAQDFMAEYLRETAQSGKQSAEKPAPLPMPVAPHVVISSEPESVSAPPPEVKSAQGRRNDEEDSVSETGTYTIETESQDKEVEEARKMIDQMSAASQGSQKWVSRWASLADSYSEPGSASGQGDGSAESGVAPKPGEPENSVPSRTRRLLPQLPPSDKSDSPTPTVLVCQESYSEVSKRTIMKDHCVEAYGDPSSRLFIQEDLDPDSLSDASRSDDGFSMEKGKKYKDNNKMLEQTGEDNRSESRQAGASRISHVRAGSEPVSTSFYIGDDSNDVGVPSKLSLSVSHARADKDIKDQEFSFKCAGTPVPGKPPVKDVSAYINAAGKVVISLHQSLPQDQENMSGKETASFVRQESFTKDKSSSGVPQNKLPHISSHPLLKDLEAVRSTRMDFSQETHLLLKDTETALAALEAKLLSQSQQLEPSETAGQLEDSLSGDSDVDTASTVSLVSGKNVPTSAPKRKAVSSLQKEKSSSSPSIQDQCGQPSARDRLTEKQKTQAPEASNRAEATKRFQMKRSTGTRGSLDFTDDERNSSLPYLPVPDTVVSDHEHSVARPVPRRKPYTQTSKEDQSKTTSNVQKIQQVLTRSNSLSTPRPTRASKLRRARLGDASDNECVDAEKTNPNTETTTQGPKQPTETKKLSRLDILAMPRKRAGSFTVPSDSETTQSRTGFSGRSAESYRKTGISEVRAAARKTAAAASAKQPFSRTRSSSVKYSSSSTSRRRPQGSDYTSTSEEEYGSNHSSPKHKRSHTSTATQTPRIRGSGLGKQKLNGRETDDDEDFDDHPDPYNFMAQTAEIAEIARLSQTLVKDVAILAREIHDVAGDGDSQSSSGTGPSTSLSSVPNTPASTISAREEIARRSFRLAYPSQLVQHIPEASLNYQKVPPGSVELKDFDQNMNDNREEDPSRKTRTRNREEVIFDNLMLNPVSQLSHTIRENTENLAEKMKILFQNSERTWEEMEAKINSENEVPILKTSNKEISSILKELRRVQKQLEVINAIIDPTGNLDIVASNKASAAAKQSTATKVRTANNSGSTLETLSPAQMRNYTQKSNCGSSSLQDSNFIPDGEKYVI from the exons AAACAAATACTTACCGCACCCCTCTCTATGGACAGCCCTCCTGGTGGGGGGAAGATGATGCAAATAACAAGGAGGACAGAAGGCAAGAGGAACATTACTCAG AGAGATCCAAAGAGATAACCCAGCATGAGGAGGAAATGAATGGGAATATTTCTACTTATAGAGATGCCCAAGAACAATCTGTGTTTGCCTTTCGGAGAGAGCCAAGTTATTTTGAGATTCCAACTAAAGAATTTCAGCAGCCATCCAAATCTCCAGAAACACAGGTCCATGAGATCCCAACAAAGGATATTGATGCTGTGGTAGCCCCTGTTGTACAGAGTCATGCCTCTTTCACCATTGAATTCGATGATGGTACCCCTGgcaaaataaagataaaagaCCATGTGACTAAATTTTCACTCAGACAGAGAAGACCGTATAGTAAGGAACCAGCTCATACAGAAGTGATGTCTGCGGAGAGCAAAGTGGCTGACTGGCTTGTCCAGAATGACCCAAGCTTGATGAGACGTCAGTCTGCAGGAGATGATGTTTACAGCACCAAGAGTGACCTGCCAGTTCACGTGAGGACACTTAAAG GTTCCTGGTCGTTGACTGAATCGTGTTGTGTGCCTTCACACTCGTTTCCCTCTCCAAAaaaag GCAATAGGCACGAGGACGGGACACAGAGCGACTCTGAAGACCCTGTGGCACCCAAGGTGGAGAAGGAGACGCCAGCAGGCAGTGAACGTCCGACAGAGCAAACCAGGCTCCAGCGCCAGATGAGGCGAGATCCCCACGAGATGCTGCACAACAAGCAGGCCTTCGTCATCGAGTTCTTCGAGGACACACCACGGAAGAAGCGGTCACAGTCCTTCACGCACAGCGCTCACTCCTCCCAGAGCGACACCGACCCAGGGCTGAAGAACAAGGTTGAAAAGCGCAAGAATGCACTGCCAGCAGAGAAACTGGGAAATTCAGTGCCACCATCCCACCTCACAGCCCAGGTGGGCAAACCCAGTAGCAACTCCTGCGGGACCCAAAGAACAAGCTCCTTCAAGAGGGAGAAGACGGAGGATCGGATCAACTCATCATCCTCCTCTACTTCCAGAGCATCAGCCAAAACTTACGGGAGCATTGGGAGGAAGTCTAAAATGGCTCAGGATTTTATGGCCGAGTACTTGCGTGAGACTGCTCAGTCTGGGAAGCAGAGTGCTGAGAaaccagcccctctgcccatgCCAGTGGCTCCACATGTGGTTATATCATCAGAACCAGAGTCTGTGTCTGCTCCACCTCCAGAGGTGAagtctgcccagggcaggaggaatgATGAGGAAGATAGTGTAAGCGAAACAGGGACATACACCATTGAGACAGAGTCGCAGGATAAAGAGGTGGAGGAAGCACGAAAAATGATAGATCAG ATGTCTGCAGCATCTCAAGGGAGTCAGAAGTGGGTGTCTAGGTGGGCGAGCCTTGCGGACAGTTACTCGGAGCCTGGATCTGCCTCTGGGCAGGGTGATGGAAGTGCAG AAAGCGGTGTAGCCCCAAAACCCGGGGAACCGGAAAACTCTGTGCCCTCGAGAACAAGGCGCCTTCTTCCCCAACTCCCACCAAGCGATAAATCAGACAGCCCCACGCCCACGGTCCTGGTTTGCCAGGAGTCCTATTCTGAGGTTTCCAAGAGAACCATCATGAAAGACCACTGTGTGGAAGCCTATGGCGATCCCAGCAGCCGCCTCTTCATCCAAGAAGACTTGGATCCGGATAGCCTTAGTGATGCCAGCAGATCTGACGATGGCTTCAGcatggaaaaaggcaaaaaatataaagaCAATAACAAAATGCTAGAGCAGACAGGGGAAGACAATAGATCAGAGAGCCGGCAGGCAGGAGCCTCCCGGATCTCACACGTGAGAGCTGGAAGTGAGCCAGTTTCTACTTCTTTCTACATTGGTGATGACAGCAATGATGTGGGAGTTCCCTCCAAGCTCTCCCTGAGCGTGTCCCATGCTCGAGCAGACAAAGATATCAAGGATCAGGAGTTTTCCTTCAAGTGTGCTGGCACACCGGTTCCTGGAAAGCCACCAGTCAAAGATGTTAGTGCTTATATaaatgcagctggaaaagtTGTTATTTCCCTTCATCAGAGTCTTCCTCAAGATCAAGAAAACATGTCAGGAAAGGAAACGGCATCTTTTGTTAGACAGGAAAGTTTTACCAAAGACAAATCAAGCAGTGGTGTTCCTCAAAATAAACTCCCGCATATTTCAAGTCACCCTCTGCTTAAAGATTTAGAGGCTGTTCGGTCAACTCGTATGGACTTTAGTCAGGAGACTCATCTTCTCCTCAAGGACACTGAAACTGCCTTGGCAGCATTGGAAGCCAAATTACTTAGTCAAAGCCAACAGCTGGAGCCCTCAGAAACTGCTGGTCAGCTGGAGGACTCCTTGTCAGGGGACTCGGATGTAGACACTGCCAGCACAGTCAGCTTGGTGAGCGGCAAAAATGTCCCGACGAGTGCCCCGAAACGCAAAGCAGTCTCAAGCTTGCAGAAGGAGAAGTCTTCCTCCTCACCTTCCATCCAGGACCAGTGCGGGCAGCCCAGCGCTCGGGACAGGCTGACGGAGAAGCAGAAAACCCAAGCACCAGAGGCATCAAACCGTGCAGAGGCTACCAAACGCTTCCAGATGAAGCGGAGCACTGGGACTCGAGGGTCACTTGACTTCACGGATGATGAGAGAAATTCGAGCTTGCCCTACTTGCCGGTCCCTGACACGGTCGTGTCTGACCACGAGCACTCGGTAGCCCGGCCAGTTCCCAGAAGGAAACCTTATACTCAGACCAGCAAGGAGGATCAGAGCAAAACAACCTCAAATGTCCAGAAAATCCAGCAGGTTCTCACCCGCTCCAACAGTTTATCCACCCCGCGGCCCACACGGGCCTCGAAGCTACGCCGTGCCCGGCTTGGAGATGCTTCGGACAATGAATGTGTCGATGctgagaaaacaaaccccaacactGAAACCACCACTCAGGGCCCCAAGCAGCCCACAGAGACGAAGAAGCTCTCCCGGCTGGACATCctggccatgcccaggaaaCGGGCAGGTTCATTTACAGTGCCCAGTGACTCGGAGACGACGCAGTCGAGGACAGGGTTTTCAGGCCGCAGTGCAGAGTCCTATCGGAAAACAGGGATTTCGGAGGTTAGAGCCGCGGCgaggaaaacagcagctgctgcctctgccaagcAGCCTTTCAGCAGGACCCGTTCAAGCAGTGTCAAGTATTCCTCCTCATCCA CATCAAGGCGGAGACCACAGGGTTCAGATTACACTTCTACTTCGGAGGAGGAATATGGCTCAAATCACAGCTCCCCTAAACACAAACGCTCCCATACTTCAACAGCCACACAAACGCCGCGGATACgtggctctgggctgggcaAGCAGAAGCTCAACGGCAGAGAAACAGATGATGATGAAGATTTTGATGACCACCCTGATCCCTACAACTTCATGGCGCAAACAGCAGAGATAGCAGAAATAGCCAG GCTCAGCCAAACCTTGGTGAAGGATGTGGCCATCCTTGCTCGAGAGATTCATGATGTTGCTGGAGATGGGGACTCACAGAGTTCATCAGGGACGGGACCAAGCACCTCCCTCAGTTCTGTGCCCAACACTCCTGCTTCCACCATATCAGCGAGAGAAGAG ATTGCTCGTAGATCTTTTCGGCTGGCATATCCATCTCAG TTGGTGCAGCACATTCCAGAAGCAAGTCTGAACTACCAGAAAGTGCCTCCGGGATCAGTGGAACTGAAGGATTTTGACCAAAATATGAATGATAATAGAGAAGAGGATCCCTCAAGAAAAACGAGGACAAGAAACCGTGAGGAG GTAATCTTTGACAATCTGATGTTGAACCCAGTGTCCCAGTTATCACATACAATAcgtgaaaatacagaaaacctagctgaaaaaatgaa GATTCTGTTTCAAAACTCAGAAAGGAcctgggaggagatggaggcCAAAATCAATTCAGAAAATGAAGTGCCAATTCTGAAGACATCAAACAAG GAAATCAGTTCTATCCTGAAGGAGCTCAGGCGAGTTCAAAAACAGCTTGAAG tcatAAATGCTATCATTGACCCTACTGGAAACTTGGATATAGTTGCCAGCAACAAAGCATCTGCTGCTGCTAAACAATCTACAGCCACTAAAGTCAGGACTGCTAACAATTCTGGGTCCACACTGGAGACTTTGTCCCCAGCACAGATGAGAAACTACACTCAGAAATCGAACTGTGGGTCTTCTAGCTTACAAGATTCAAATTTCATTCCAGATGGAGAGAAATATGTGATCTGA
- the CEP170B gene encoding centrosomal protein of 170 kDa protein B isoform X4, whose translation MSVTSWFLVSSTGIRHRLPREMIFVGRDDCELMLQSRSVDKQHAVINYDKEKDEHWVKDLGSLNGTFVNDVRIPDQKYITLKLNDVIRFGYDPNMYVLEQIQHKVPEEALKHEKYTSQLQMNYKGTAMKRAEQPMEHGVYTESPQAKLEKGERKAITETNTYRTPLYGQPSWWGEDDANNKEDRRQEEHYSERSKEITQHEEEMNGNISTYRDAQEQSVFAFRREPSYFEIPTKEFQQPSKSPETQVHEIPTKDIDAVVAPVVQSHASFTIEFDDGTPGKIKIKDHVTKFSLRQRRPYSKEPAHTEVMSAESKVADWLVQNDPSLMRRQSAGDDVYSTKSDLPVHVRTLKGSWSLTESCCVPSHSFPSPKKGNRHEDGTQSDSEDPVAPKVEKETPAGSERPTEQTRLQRQMRRDPHEMLHNKQAFVIEFFEDTPRKKRSQSFTHSAHSSQSDTDPGLKNKVEKRKNALPAEKLGNSVPPSHLTAQVGKPSSNSCGTQRTSSFKREKTEDRINSSSSSTSRASAKTYGSIGRKSKMAQDFMAEYLRETAQSGKQSAEKPAPLPMPVAPHVVISSEPESVSAPPPEVKSAQGRRNDEEDSVSETGTYTIETESQDKEVEEARKMIDQVFGVLESPEFSRISSAFRPVIKGEKDDSSSQHLISENGTSQKSPLLQALSSKAVSGSQAEAQMSAASQGSQKWVSRWASLADSYSEPGSASGQGDGSAESGVAPKPGEPENSVPSRTRRLLPQLPPSDKSDSPTPTVLVCQESYSEVSKRTIMKDHCVEAYGDPSSRLFIQEDLDPDSLSDASRSDDGFSMEKGKKYKDNNKMLEQTGEDNRSESRQAGASRISHVRAGSEPVSTSFYIGDDSNDVGVPSKLSLSVSHARADKDIKDQEFSFKCAGTPVPGKPPVKDVSAYINAAGKVVISLHQSLPQDQENMSGKETASFVRQESFTKDKSSSGVPQNKLPHISSHPLLKDLEAVRSTRMDFSQETHLLLKDTETALAALEAKLLSQSQQLEPSETAGQLEDSLSGDSDVDTASTVSLVSGKNVPTSAPKRKAVSSLQKEKSSSSPSIQDQCGQPSARDRLTEKQKTQAPEASNRAEATKRFQMKRSTGTRGSLDFTDDERNSSLPYLPVPDTVVSDHEHSVARPVPRRKPYTQTSKEDQSKTTSNVQKIQQVLTRSNSLSTPRPTRASKLRRARLGDASDNECVDAEKTNPNTETTTQGPKQPTETKKLSRLDILAMPRKRAGSFTVPSDSETTQSRTGFSGRSAESYRKTGISEVRAAARKTAAAASAKQPFSRTRSSSVKYSSSSTTQTPRIRGSGLGKQKLNGRETDDDEDFDDHPDPYNFMAQTAEIAEIARLSQTLVKDVAILAREIHDVAGDGDSQSSSGTGPSTSLSSVPNTPASTISAREEIARRSFRLAYPSQLVQHIPEASLNYQKVPPGSVELKDFDQNMNDNREEDPSRKTRTRNREEVIFDNLMLNPVSQLSHTIRENTENLAEKMKILFQNSERTWEEMEAKINSENEVPILKTSNKEISSILKELRRVQKQLEVINAIIDPTGNLDIVASNKASAAAKQSTATKVRTANNSGSTLETLSPAQMRNYTQKSNCGSSSLQDSNFIPDGEKYVI comes from the exons AAACAAATACTTACCGCACCCCTCTCTATGGACAGCCCTCCTGGTGGGGGGAAGATGATGCAAATAACAAGGAGGACAGAAGGCAAGAGGAACATTACTCAG AGAGATCCAAAGAGATAACCCAGCATGAGGAGGAAATGAATGGGAATATTTCTACTTATAGAGATGCCCAAGAACAATCTGTGTTTGCCTTTCGGAGAGAGCCAAGTTATTTTGAGATTCCAACTAAAGAATTTCAGCAGCCATCCAAATCTCCAGAAACACAGGTCCATGAGATCCCAACAAAGGATATTGATGCTGTGGTAGCCCCTGTTGTACAGAGTCATGCCTCTTTCACCATTGAATTCGATGATGGTACCCCTGgcaaaataaagataaaagaCCATGTGACTAAATTTTCACTCAGACAGAGAAGACCGTATAGTAAGGAACCAGCTCATACAGAAGTGATGTCTGCGGAGAGCAAAGTGGCTGACTGGCTTGTCCAGAATGACCCAAGCTTGATGAGACGTCAGTCTGCAGGAGATGATGTTTACAGCACCAAGAGTGACCTGCCAGTTCACGTGAGGACACTTAAAG GTTCCTGGTCGTTGACTGAATCGTGTTGTGTGCCTTCACACTCGTTTCCCTCTCCAAAaaaag GCAATAGGCACGAGGACGGGACACAGAGCGACTCTGAAGACCCTGTGGCACCCAAGGTGGAGAAGGAGACGCCAGCAGGCAGTGAACGTCCGACAGAGCAAACCAGGCTCCAGCGCCAGATGAGGCGAGATCCCCACGAGATGCTGCACAACAAGCAGGCCTTCGTCATCGAGTTCTTCGAGGACACACCACGGAAGAAGCGGTCACAGTCCTTCACGCACAGCGCTCACTCCTCCCAGAGCGACACCGACCCAGGGCTGAAGAACAAGGTTGAAAAGCGCAAGAATGCACTGCCAGCAGAGAAACTGGGAAATTCAGTGCCACCATCCCACCTCACAGCCCAGGTGGGCAAACCCAGTAGCAACTCCTGCGGGACCCAAAGAACAAGCTCCTTCAAGAGGGAGAAGACGGAGGATCGGATCAACTCATCATCCTCCTCTACTTCCAGAGCATCAGCCAAAACTTACGGGAGCATTGGGAGGAAGTCTAAAATGGCTCAGGATTTTATGGCCGAGTACTTGCGTGAGACTGCTCAGTCTGGGAAGCAGAGTGCTGAGAaaccagcccctctgcccatgCCAGTGGCTCCACATGTGGTTATATCATCAGAACCAGAGTCTGTGTCTGCTCCACCTCCAGAGGTGAagtctgcccagggcaggaggaatgATGAGGAAGATAGTGTAAGCGAAACAGGGACATACACCATTGAGACAGAGTCGCAGGATAAAGAGGTGGAGGAAGCACGAAAAATGATAGATCAG GTTTTTGGCGTTCTTGAGTCACCTGAATTTTCCAGAATCTCTTCAGCCTTTAGACCAGTAATTAAAGGTGAAAAAGATGACTCCAGCTCTCAGCATCTAATCAGTGAAAATGGCACTAGTCAGAAGTCACCCTTGCTCCAGGCACTTTCCTCAAAAGCTGTGAGTGGGTCTCAGGCTGAAGCTCAG ATGTCTGCAGCATCTCAAGGGAGTCAGAAGTGGGTGTCTAGGTGGGCGAGCCTTGCGGACAGTTACTCGGAGCCTGGATCTGCCTCTGGGCAGGGTGATGGAAGTGCAG AAAGCGGTGTAGCCCCAAAACCCGGGGAACCGGAAAACTCTGTGCCCTCGAGAACAAGGCGCCTTCTTCCCCAACTCCCACCAAGCGATAAATCAGACAGCCCCACGCCCACGGTCCTGGTTTGCCAGGAGTCCTATTCTGAGGTTTCCAAGAGAACCATCATGAAAGACCACTGTGTGGAAGCCTATGGCGATCCCAGCAGCCGCCTCTTCATCCAAGAAGACTTGGATCCGGATAGCCTTAGTGATGCCAGCAGATCTGACGATGGCTTCAGcatggaaaaaggcaaaaaatataaagaCAATAACAAAATGCTAGAGCAGACAGGGGAAGACAATAGATCAGAGAGCCGGCAGGCAGGAGCCTCCCGGATCTCACACGTGAGAGCTGGAAGTGAGCCAGTTTCTACTTCTTTCTACATTGGTGATGACAGCAATGATGTGGGAGTTCCCTCCAAGCTCTCCCTGAGCGTGTCCCATGCTCGAGCAGACAAAGATATCAAGGATCAGGAGTTTTCCTTCAAGTGTGCTGGCACACCGGTTCCTGGAAAGCCACCAGTCAAAGATGTTAGTGCTTATATaaatgcagctggaaaagtTGTTATTTCCCTTCATCAGAGTCTTCCTCAAGATCAAGAAAACATGTCAGGAAAGGAAACGGCATCTTTTGTTAGACAGGAAAGTTTTACCAAAGACAAATCAAGCAGTGGTGTTCCTCAAAATAAACTCCCGCATATTTCAAGTCACCCTCTGCTTAAAGATTTAGAGGCTGTTCGGTCAACTCGTATGGACTTTAGTCAGGAGACTCATCTTCTCCTCAAGGACACTGAAACTGCCTTGGCAGCATTGGAAGCCAAATTACTTAGTCAAAGCCAACAGCTGGAGCCCTCAGAAACTGCTGGTCAGCTGGAGGACTCCTTGTCAGGGGACTCGGATGTAGACACTGCCAGCACAGTCAGCTTGGTGAGCGGCAAAAATGTCCCGACGAGTGCCCCGAAACGCAAAGCAGTCTCAAGCTTGCAGAAGGAGAAGTCTTCCTCCTCACCTTCCATCCAGGACCAGTGCGGGCAGCCCAGCGCTCGGGACAGGCTGACGGAGAAGCAGAAAACCCAAGCACCAGAGGCATCAAACCGTGCAGAGGCTACCAAACGCTTCCAGATGAAGCGGAGCACTGGGACTCGAGGGTCACTTGACTTCACGGATGATGAGAGAAATTCGAGCTTGCCCTACTTGCCGGTCCCTGACACGGTCGTGTCTGACCACGAGCACTCGGTAGCCCGGCCAGTTCCCAGAAGGAAACCTTATACTCAGACCAGCAAGGAGGATCAGAGCAAAACAACCTCAAATGTCCAGAAAATCCAGCAGGTTCTCACCCGCTCCAACAGTTTATCCACCCCGCGGCCCACACGGGCCTCGAAGCTACGCCGTGCCCGGCTTGGAGATGCTTCGGACAATGAATGTGTCGATGctgagaaaacaaaccccaacactGAAACCACCACTCAGGGCCCCAAGCAGCCCACAGAGACGAAGAAGCTCTCCCGGCTGGACATCctggccatgcccaggaaaCGGGCAGGTTCATTTACAGTGCCCAGTGACTCGGAGACGACGCAGTCGAGGACAGGGTTTTCAGGCCGCAGTGCAGAGTCCTATCGGAAAACAGGGATTTCGGAGGTTAGAGCCGCGGCgaggaaaacagcagctgctgcctctgccaagcAGCCTTTCAGCAGGACCCGTTCAAGCAGTGTCAAGTATTCCTCCTCATCCA CCACACAAACGCCGCGGATACgtggctctgggctgggcaAGCAGAAGCTCAACGGCAGAGAAACAGATGATGATGAAGATTTTGATGACCACCCTGATCCCTACAACTTCATGGCGCAAACAGCAGAGATAGCAGAAATAGCCAG GCTCAGCCAAACCTTGGTGAAGGATGTGGCCATCCTTGCTCGAGAGATTCATGATGTTGCTGGAGATGGGGACTCACAGAGTTCATCAGGGACGGGACCAAGCACCTCCCTCAGTTCTGTGCCCAACACTCCTGCTTCCACCATATCAGCGAGAGAAGAG ATTGCTCGTAGATCTTTTCGGCTGGCATATCCATCTCAG TTGGTGCAGCACATTCCAGAAGCAAGTCTGAACTACCAGAAAGTGCCTCCGGGATCAGTGGAACTGAAGGATTTTGACCAAAATATGAATGATAATAGAGAAGAGGATCCCTCAAGAAAAACGAGGACAAGAAACCGTGAGGAG GTAATCTTTGACAATCTGATGTTGAACCCAGTGTCCCAGTTATCACATACAATAcgtgaaaatacagaaaacctagctgaaaaaatgaa GATTCTGTTTCAAAACTCAGAAAGGAcctgggaggagatggaggcCAAAATCAATTCAGAAAATGAAGTGCCAATTCTGAAGACATCAAACAAG GAAATCAGTTCTATCCTGAAGGAGCTCAGGCGAGTTCAAAAACAGCTTGAAG tcatAAATGCTATCATTGACCCTACTGGAAACTTGGATATAGTTGCCAGCAACAAAGCATCTGCTGCTGCTAAACAATCTACAGCCACTAAAGTCAGGACTGCTAACAATTCTGGGTCCACACTGGAGACTTTGTCCCCAGCACAGATGAGAAACTACACTCAGAAATCGAACTGTGGGTCTTCTAGCTTACAAGATTCAAATTTCATTCCAGATGGAGAGAAATATGTGATCTGA